The window CTGGCTATGGCGTACCTGGCGGCGGGCATGACGGTTGAGGCGGTCGCAGAGGCTGAGCGCGCCGTCGCGGACTGTTTGCGCGTCTTGGGGTCCTCGCATCGCTACACCCTGGCTGCCCTGACGAACCTCTCGGAGTGTTAGCGCCGCACGGGGCGGACCGCTGAGGCCATCGCACTCGCAGAGCGCACCGCAGCCGACCATGTGACGTACCTCGGTCCGAACCATCCCAACACCCTTCGCTCCCACGTTGTGTTGGCTGCGACCTATCGTGAGGCGGGCCGACTCGTTGATGCCATTGCCCTGGGTGAGAGGCTGGTCGCCACCTGCCATATCTCGCTCAGGCAGGGTCATCCGCTGACTCTTGCCGCTGTCGCGGAACTGGCCAAGGCTCAGGAAGCAGGTGAAGAGCCGACCCGTTGATGTGGGCCGAGAGGCTCAGGTCGAGAGACGCTCGAGAGGCCCGAACAGGGCCTGCCAGAGCCACTGTGTCGCTGTCTCGATCGAGGGCAGCGGGTCGCGCGCGAGCCAGGCGGTGATGACGCCCAGCGCGCTGCCGGTCACGCTCGCCGCGACGACATCCACCGGAAGCCCGTCGAACACCGACGGTGCCCCCTGGCGCACCGCGGTGCCCACGATGCCCTGCACGCGGGTGCGCAACTGCGCGGCGACGGCGAGTGAACCGTGCTCGCCGAGCACGAGTCGGTACAGGTCGGCGTTGTCAGCGATGTGCTGCAGGTACGTCGTGAGCTCGGCGGGCGGCTGGCTGATGTCGCGCGGGTCAGCGGAACGGATGATCCGGCTCGACACGTCATCGACAGCCGACTCCAGCGCATCGGCGAGAAGCTGATCCTTATCGGCGTAGTGCTGGTAGAAGCTGCTGCGGTTCACCCCTGCCTCGGAGGCGATGTCGGCCACAGTGATGCCATCGAGCGGACGCTCACGGGCGAGCGCGAGCAGTGCGTTCTGCAGACTCGCTCTCGTGCGCGCCACGCGGGGATCCATCCCGCCATCTTGGCAGAGCGACGCGCCGCTGCTGGGAGTTCTCCCACATGTGATGGTTTTGCAACACGTGTCGGATATTGTCGACGAGGCTCGATGGCGCGCCGCATCCCACCACCCCTTCGGAAAGGCACGTCGTGGCCCAACTCCTCTACCGGCTGGGGCGCTTCTCGGCGCGCCGCGCCTGGATCGTCCTGGTCGCCTGGGTGATCGCGCTGGGCGTCGCCGCCGGCTCGTTCGTCGCCTTCGGCGGCACGCTCGCCACCTCCTTCAGCATTCCCGGCACCGAGACGGAGCGCGTCAACGATCGCCTCGCCGACGCTCTGCCCGACCTCACCGGCGCCAGCGCCCCCGTCGTGTTCCAGACCGACGGCCAGCCCTTCACCGACGAGCAGAAGGCCGACATCTCCTCGCTCTTGAAGGACGTCGGCGAGCTCGATGGAGTCGCGGGCACGGTGGACCCGTTCCAGTCTCAGGCGCAGCGCTCCGACCAGGCCGCGCAGCTCGAATCCGGCGCCGCTCAGCTCGCGCAGGGCGAGACCCAGTTGGATGCGGCGCAGCAGCAGCTCGACGCGGGCAAGGCGCAGCTGGACGCCGCCGTGGCACAGGCGCAGGCGGCGGGCGTCTACGCACAGGCCGAGGCGCAGTTCACGACCCAGCAGGCGCAGATCGCCGCGGGGCAGGAGCAGCTCGACGCGTCGCGCGCTGAGCTCGAGGCGCAGAAGCCGCAGCTCGAGGCAGGCCAGGAGCTGCTGGATGCCGCATCCGACATCCGCACCGTCTCGAGCGACGGCGCGACGGCGATCGGCAACGTGGCCTTCACCGAAGACATGTTCTCGCTGCCGCAGGAGACGAAGACCGCGGTGGCCGATCGTCTCAAGAGCGCCGACATCCCCGGTGTCAGCATCGACTACTCCTCGACGATCGCCCAGTCGACCGATGGCCTCATCGGCGTGGGCGAGCTGGTCGGAGTGCTCATCGCGGCGCTCGTGCTGGCGATCATGATGCGGGCTCTGCTTCCCGCCATCACGCCCCTCATCGGCTCGCTCATCGGTGTCGGCGTCGGTGTCGCCGGATCCCTCGCGTTCTCCGACGTCGTGGACATGGCCTCCGTGACGCCGATCCTCGGTGTCATGCTCGGCCTCGCCGTGGGCATCGACTACTCGCTATTCATCGTCAACCGCCACCGCAAGCAGGTGCTCGCGGGCATGGAGATCGGCGAGTCGATCGGGCTCGCCAACGGCACAGCCGGCAACGCCGTCGTCTTCGCCGGCACGACCGTCATCATCGCCCTCGTCGCCCTCCTCGTCACCGGCGTGCCGTTCCTCGGCGTCATGGGCGTGGTGGGAGCGGCGTGCGTGTTCGTCGCCGTTCTCGTCGCGATCACGGTCACGCCCGCGCTGCTCGGGCTCATGAAGCTTCGCGTGCTGCGTCGCGGGCTCCGTGCGAAGGTCGGGCATCCCGACCACGCACCGGCCCGGCTTCGGCCCATGCGCACCGGTCGTGTGGTCGTCGCGGGGGCGATGGCGATCATCGCCCTCCTCGTCATCGCGATCCCCGCGCTCTCGATGCGCCTCGGCCTGCCCGACGGATCCTCGGAGGCCACCGACACGACCCAGTACCGGGCCTACACCGCGGCTACCGAGGCCTTCGGCGCCGGCATCAACGGCCCGCTCCTCGTCGTCGCGGAGACGCCGCAGACGGTGGACGAGGCCGACCGCGTCACGACGCAGGCCGCCATCGTCCGCACGCTCATGGCGCAGGACGACGTGGACGCGGTCGCCCCGATCGCGGTCTCGGATGACGGCAGAACCTTCGCGTTCCAGGTGGTTCCGCAGGACGGCCCAGCCAGCGAGACGACCGAGACCCTCGTGCACGATCTGCGGGCCCTGTCGCCGCTCGACGGCGACATCGACCTCGGTGTCGCGGGCCAGGCGTCGGCCAACATCGACGTGTCGCAGAAGCTCGCCGATGCGTTGCCCGTCTACCTCGCCGTCGTGGTCGGTCTGTCGCTGATCATCATGGTGCTCGTGTTCCGGTCGATCCTGGTGCCCATCATCGCGACCGCAGGCTACGTGCTGTCGCTGTTCGCGGCGCTCGGTGCCGTCACGGCCATCTACCAGTGGGGCTGGCTGAGCGA is drawn from Microbacterium binotii and contains these coding sequences:
- a CDS encoding MMPL family transporter, which translates into the protein MAQLLYRLGRFSARRAWIVLVAWVIALGVAAGSFVAFGGTLATSFSIPGTETERVNDRLADALPDLTGASAPVVFQTDGQPFTDEQKADISSLLKDVGELDGVAGTVDPFQSQAQRSDQAAQLESGAAQLAQGETQLDAAQQQLDAGKAQLDAAVAQAQAAGVYAQAEAQFTTQQAQIAAGQEQLDASRAELEAQKPQLEAGQELLDAASDIRTVSSDGATAIGNVAFTEDMFSLPQETKTAVADRLKSADIPGVSIDYSSTIAQSTDGLIGVGELVGVLIAALVLAIMMRALLPAITPLIGSLIGVGVGVAGSLAFSDVVDMASVTPILGVMLGLAVGIDYSLFIVNRHRKQVLAGMEIGESIGLANGTAGNAVVFAGTTVIIALVALLVTGVPFLGVMGVVGAACVFVAVLVAITVTPALLGLMKLRVLRRGLRAKVGHPDHAPARLRPMRTGRVVVAGAMAIIALLVIAIPALSMRLGLPDGSSEATDTTQYRAYTAATEAFGAGINGPLLVVAETPQTVDEADRVTTQAAIVRTLMAQDDVDAVAPIAVSDDGRTFAFQVVPQDGPASETTETLVHDLRALSPLDGDIDLGVAGQASANIDVSQKLADALPVYLAVVVGLSLIIMVLVFRSILVPIIATAGYVLSLFAALGAVTAIYQWGWLSDVFGVHDPGPVLSFGPIILMGVLFGLAMDYQLFLVSGMREAYVHGAPARAAVVAGLRGGRAVVTAAAIIMISVFGGFIFSHLAMVRPIGFGMAIGVLFDAFVVRMVIVPALMHLFGRAAWWLPRWLDRILPDVDVEGAALERAHPVQH
- a CDS encoding TetR/AcrR family transcriptional regulator, which gives rise to MARTRASLQNALLALARERPLDGITVADIASEAGVNRSSFYQHYADKDQLLADALESAVDDVSSRIIRSADPRDISQPPAELTTYLQHIADNADLYRLVLGEHGSLAVAAQLRTRVQGIVGTAVRQGAPSVFDGLPVDVVAASVTGSALGVITAWLARDPLPSIETATQWLWQALFGPLERLST